The genomic stretch CCGATTTCGTTCCGCAGCCGGACAGGATCAGCATAGAAGATAAGAGTACCGTAAACATGGTGAAGCCGGACTTCTTCAGCCGGTTCATATTCGAAAACATTGTGTTTCCCCCTCGTTGAAAATGATTCTCATTTACAGCCATATCCTAACTCTTCGCAGCGTACCTTGTCAATAGGGGATTTTGATAATTGATAATGAGTCTCAAATTCATTGACAGGATGTTCCCCATTTTCTACACTAAGTAGGTATCCTCGCTACAACATGAGCAACGTCAATCAAAACCATCAGGAAGAAGGACTTATTATGTTTGTACTATTACCTAACTCTTTTGGTAAGATCGCTGGATTGTTGGCGTTGGTCGCATCGGTGATCTGCCTGTTGTTTATTTCGATCGTCTTTGGTGTGATGGACACCACCTGGCAGACGGCCGTCGAAGCTTATACAAATTTTAGCGGTACCAATGAGCAACTCGTCATCAAAGAGGTACGCGTGCCGCGCGCGCTGATCGCCGCCGCTGTCGGGGCCTCGCTCGGTATGGTCGGGGTGTTGATGCAAACGCTGACCCGCAATCCGCTGGCCGATCCAGGTATTTTCGGGATCAATGCGGGTGCTTCGTTCTTTATCGTGCTGTCGATCTCTTTTTTCTCGGTCAACTCGCTGTCCCAGTTTGCATGGATCGCCTTTTTGGGCGCGGCGGTGAGCGGTGTGGTCGTCTATGTGCTCGGAGCGTTAGGTAAAGACGGCTTGACTCCGCTCAAGCTGACGTTGGCAGGCGCGGCGATGACCGCCCTGTTTTCTTCGATGATGCACGGGATGCTCGTCGTCAATGAACGGACGCTTGAAGAAGTGCTGTTCTGGCTGGCCGGATCGGTCGCAGGCCGCAAACTGGAATTTTTGGTATCGGTGCTTCCCTACTTGGCTGTCGGCTGGGTCGGCACGCTGTTGATCTCGGGTCAGCTCAACGTCCTGATGATGGGGGATGATGTGGCCAAAGGTCTCGGCCAGCGCACGGCGCTTTTGAAAGTGACGACCGGATTGCTGATCATCCTGCTCGCCGGTTCATCGGTCGCCGTCGCCGGTCCGATCGGTTTTGTCGGGCTCGTCATCCCGCACATCGCCCGCTTTTTGGTCGGGATCGATCTGCGCTGGGTGCTGTTGTACAGCGCGGGACTCGGAGCGGTCCTGCTACTTGGGGCAGACATTGCTGCCCGATGGATCACGATGCCCGACGAACTGCCACTGGGTGTGATGACAGCGCTGATCGGCGCACCGATCTTTGTGTATGTGGCACGAAAGGGGCTTAGCAGGCAATGAAGAAATACATGACATTTCGCACCAGCAAACTGCCGATCTCCTTTCTGATCGACAGAAAAGCGCTGCTGCTCACCCTTGTGCTCGCCTTGCTTCTGTTTGTAGCCGTGGTGGTTTCCACCGGGCTTGGCACGATGTTTATCGCACCGCTCGATGTGCTGAGCGTCCTTTTTGGTGGCGGCTCACCAGGCGACCAACTGGTCGTCTTGAACCTGCGCCTGCCGCGCATTCTCGTCGCACTGCTCGTCGGGATCGGACTTGGCGTCTCCGGAGCGATCATGCAAAGCTTGATCCGCAATCCGCTCGCCTCTCCCGATATTATCGGCATCACTGGCGGCGCTTCGGTCGCCGCGGTCGCTTTCTTCACGATGGTTGAAGGTGTCAGCATCCATTATGTGCCGTTTGCAGCAATTGTCGGGGCGGCGATCGTGACGCTTCTGATCTATGTCCTGGCGTGGAAGAACGGCGTCACGCCACTGCGCCTCGTGTTGGTCGGGGTGGGCATCGGGGCCGCGATGAGTGCGCTGACGACGCTTCTGATCGTGACCGCTCCGATTCAGTTGACCGCCCGTTCGATGATCTGGCTCTCCGGTACGGTGTATGGCTCTTCTTGGCAAAACGTGTGGACACTGCTACCGTGGACCCTCGTGTTTGTCCCGCTATCGATCATCTTTGCGCGCAGCATCAACGCCCAGCAGTTGGGCGATGAGGTGGCGACAGGCATTGGCAACCCGGTACACCGCCACCGCTTCCTGCTCTTGATGTTCTGTGTGGCGCTGGCCGGATCGGCGGTCGCAGTGGGCGGCGCGATCGGTTTTGTCGGATTGCTCGCCCCGCACATCGCCCGCAAACTGGTCGGCTCGGCGCTTGGCGCCTTGA from Tumebacillus algifaecis encodes the following:
- a CDS encoding FecCD family ABC transporter permease; translation: MKKYMTFRTSKLPISFLIDRKALLLTLVLALLLFVAVVVSTGLGTMFIAPLDVLSVLFGGGSPGDQLVVLNLRLPRILVALLVGIGLGVSGAIMQSLIRNPLASPDIIGITGGASVAAVAFFTMVEGVSIHYVPFAAIVGAAIVTLLIYVLAWKNGVTPLRLVLVGVGIGAAMSALTTLLIVTAPIQLTARSMIWLSGTVYGSSWQNVWTLLPWTLVFVPLSIIFARSINAQQLGDEVATGIGNPVHRHRFLLLMFCVALAGSAVAVGGAIGFVGLLAPHIARKLVGSALGALIPAAALCGGLLVVLADLIGRMAFAPLDVPAGIFTAAIGAPFFIFLLYKHRNR
- a CDS encoding FecCD family ABC transporter permease — protein: MFVLLPNSFGKIAGLLALVASVICLLFISIVFGVMDTTWQTAVEAYTNFSGTNEQLVIKEVRVPRALIAAAVGASLGMVGVLMQTLTRNPLADPGIFGINAGASFFIVLSISFFSVNSLSQFAWIAFLGAAVSGVVVYVLGALGKDGLTPLKLTLAGAAMTALFSSMMHGMLVVNERTLEEVLFWLAGSVAGRKLEFLVSVLPYLAVGWVGTLLISGQLNVLMMGDDVAKGLGQRTALLKVTTGLLIILLAGSSVAVAGPIGFVGLVIPHIARFLVGIDLRWVLLYSAGLGAVLLLGADIAARWITMPDELPLGVMTALIGAPIFVYVARKGLSRQ